AGATGCTGCTAGGCGAGCGCAAATTCCAGTTCCCGGTGGAGCGGGTCGTCTTTCTCGAGGTGCTGCACCGCCTGGTCGACCCGGGCTCGGACCGAGCCTGCTATCACTGGAAGGACGACCATGCTGTGGCGGGCATCGACGAGCTTCAACTTCACCACGCCTATCGCGCCATGGCTTGGCTCGGTGAGCCCCTCGATGAGGATTCCGCGAACCTCTCGGATGCGGAGGACCCGGCGAGCCATCTCCGATTTCGCTGTACGAAGGACCGGATCGAAGAAGCTCTCTTCGATCGACGACGGGATCTGTTCAGCTCGCTGGGTCTGGTCTTCTTTGACACGACCTCGATCTATTTCCAGGGCGAAGGCGGCGAAGAACTCGGGCAGCGAGGCTTCAGCAA
The genomic region above belongs to bacterium and contains:
- a CDS encoding transposase, coding for ASGSRFSEKLLVLSEFKKGTLPTLSSRTLGPARIFEKLWEQTGCRKVLQMLLGERKFQFPVERVVFLEVLHRLVDPGSDRACYHWKDDHAVAGIDELQLHHAYRAMAWLGEPLDEDSANLSDAEDPASHLRFRCTKDRIEEALFDRRRDLFSSLGLVFFDTTSIYFQGEGGEELGQRGFS